One window of Streptomyces sp. NBC_00273 genomic DNA carries:
- a CDS encoding class II histone deacetylase: protein MSTSRLAWYSHEICFWHDPGPGSGYVPVGPGIEPLRQFAVDPDLRRAEGLVKASGVMDRFTGLTPTPASDEDLLLVHVPEHIERVEAASAAGSGDAGVYAHVNYHSAQAARLAVGACVQAATGVMEGRFDRAYCLVRPPGHHAEPDRAMALCLYNNVAVAARAAQRHGARRVLVLDWDVHHGNGIQRTFYEDPDVLYVSVHQEGLFPAASGLVLETGAGAGAGSTLNVPLPAGSGHGAYLAVMDRIVEPAARAFRPDLILVAAGVDASGHDPMGRMLCTSRTFHAMTAAMCRLADELTGGRIVFAHEGGYSAWYQPMLVLGTASAIAGLPAPQDPFLHALEHLPGQRLQRHQDRVITHLEDHHPLLAGSSSVAGRSGPSGISGLPAPADGGP, encoded by the coding sequence GTGAGCACCTCCCGTCTCGCGTGGTACAGCCACGAGATCTGCTTCTGGCACGACCCCGGTCCCGGATCGGGGTACGTGCCGGTCGGGCCGGGCATCGAGCCGCTGCGCCAGTTCGCGGTCGACCCGGACCTCCGGCGTGCCGAAGGGCTGGTCAAGGCGTCCGGCGTGATGGACCGGTTCACCGGCCTCACGCCGACTCCGGCCTCCGACGAGGACCTGCTGCTCGTCCACGTACCCGAGCACATCGAGCGGGTCGAGGCGGCCTCGGCGGCAGGCTCGGGCGATGCCGGTGTGTACGCGCACGTCAACTACCACAGTGCCCAGGCCGCGAGGCTTGCCGTCGGGGCCTGCGTGCAGGCCGCCACGGGCGTCATGGAGGGCCGGTTCGACCGGGCGTACTGCCTGGTGCGGCCGCCCGGCCACCATGCGGAGCCGGACCGGGCGATGGCGCTGTGCCTGTACAACAACGTGGCGGTGGCTGCCCGGGCGGCGCAGCGCCACGGGGCGCGCCGGGTGCTGGTCTTGGACTGGGACGTGCACCACGGCAACGGCATCCAGCGGACCTTCTACGAGGATCCCGACGTGCTGTACGTCTCGGTGCACCAGGAGGGGCTGTTCCCGGCGGCGTCCGGTCTCGTGTTGGAGACCGGCGCGGGGGCAGGGGCGGGCAGCACCCTCAACGTGCCGCTGCCCGCCGGCTCCGGCCACGGCGCCTATCTCGCCGTGATGGACCGGATCGTCGAGCCGGCGGCCCGTGCCTTCCGCCCCGATCTGATCCTGGTGGCGGCGGGCGTCGACGCGAGCGGCCACGATCCGATGGGCCGGATGCTGTGCACCAGCCGCACCTTCCATGCCATGACCGCGGCGATGTGCCGGCTCGCGGACGAACTGACCGGAGGGAGGATCGTCTTCGCCCACGAGGGCGGCTACTCGGCGTGGTACCAGCCGATGCTGGTGCTGGGCACGGCGAGCGCGATCGCCGGCCTGCCGGCCCCCCAGGACCCGTTCCTGCACGCGCTCGAGCACCTTCCCGGCCAGCGCCTCCAGCGTCACCAGGACCGGGTGATCACTCACCTGGAGGACCATCACCCGCTGCTGGCCGGCTCGTCGTCCGTAGCCGGCCGGTCCGGGCCGTCCGGGATCTCCGGGCTGCCCGCGCCCGCGGACGGGGGGCCGTGA
- a CDS encoding bifunctional SDR family oxidoreductase/pyridoxal phosphate-dependent aminotransferase family protein: protein MSGLRSLLRVADPFVSDHRIGGVPVVPAAAQIDAVLSACDAGRPDCRWTLEQVAFKAPLLVTGVGAEIEVRTAEDGRCTLRSVQPGDDGLPVEHSTARATGSPLPPPRYVDVAALRAGCTEQVPLSDVAAWREASGIAYGPAYQAIRSAHRGPGRMLLMLRAADDPNAASAPPFVPPPLLDSVFQALGMLDGGAAGACLPWYIGRLVARRRMSGTVIALVERDDPADAGGRGGAVRGRAVVCSQQGEVLLELDRITLKAAGPAASAEPAESTPATVAASIETVVWRKVDPAPAQASAGEGPVLVVSAHALRPPAGRYVLHLTPAQLSAGGPDALPADTVFRDVVYVAPRGLTGEAPVTQALQEVFAMVRGLAARPPMPSLLIVTTAAHQVVAQDAVDPFMTALWGLGRTLQVEHPRTRVRLLDLDLDHDLGDPADPEDGAAAALWETLEKDRPELARRGDAWYEPSLRPQSPARPTGRARYRDGRFLITGGMGGIGLRVAEYLAEAGCAHLTLVGRTVPDRGEARERLDRLAERCDLAVVAADVRALREALPDAARYDGVFHAAGVLRDGLARGLTPDQVDAVLGPKIGGAHALADLVSGYDRPAFVALFSSVAAVRANLGQSAYAAANAYLDGYAARQRAGGRPWYSLGWGLWTVGMGESIAPKAAAHGIPALTADDGIDLLRTALGQPPAHYVLSAAAKAKDAPMTAVTPETGLWPSLTHAISKVLLVDGVAAEDDLLELGLDSMMAVELAASLNADGLDIDPMVFFERTNVGALLAHLESLPRSRPAPTSEPTPAPAPVREVPEAAPAGAPRVAVPQQRPVAAVDRPVAATARGADSFVPDWDRFRDVPHAPAIPAPAPAPAPVAAPVPTPTPTPAPAADRIPRRTLPGRLTDAPHGRFLDRRIDALSAEDRLIVAKDEYFYEPVIEEATGPRIKFDGRWFLNFASYSYLGLIGHGYIDDQVLRAVERHGTGAHGVRLLAGTLHLHRELEQALARFLGTEDAIVFSSGYMANVATVGALVGPGDFVIGDVYNHASILDGYRLSGASVITYAHNDLADLERALRKAGDAGRLVVTDAVFSMDGDVADLPGIVELCERYDAPLMVDEAHSLGVLGDTGRGITEHFGIDPARVDVKMGTLSKTVPSAGGYVAGSRDLIFALKNNARGWMFSAAATPAQVAAAKAAVEVMAAAPSLTRELRTKTTRYREQLRALGFNTLASETPVVPIICTSAEQAGAMARSCQLDGLFVQPIVYPAVPRTLPRLRTIVNLSHSDADLDAAVVTLEKAGRACGLIH from the coding sequence ATGAGCGGCCTCAGATCACTCCTCAGAGTCGCCGATCCGTTCGTCTCCGACCACCGGATCGGCGGCGTCCCGGTCGTCCCCGCCGCCGCGCAGATCGACGCCGTACTGTCGGCCTGCGATGCCGGGCGCCCCGACTGCCGGTGGACGCTGGAGCAGGTCGCCTTCAAGGCACCCCTGCTCGTGACGGGAGTCGGGGCCGAGATCGAGGTCCGTACGGCGGAGGACGGCCGGTGCACCCTCCGCTCCGTGCAGCCCGGGGACGACGGCTTACCGGTCGAGCACAGCACCGCCCGGGCGACCGGCAGCCCGCTGCCGCCGCCCCGCTACGTCGACGTGGCAGCGCTGCGGGCCGGCTGCACGGAGCAGGTGCCGCTGTCGGACGTGGCCGCGTGGCGCGAGGCGAGCGGGATCGCGTACGGGCCGGCGTACCAGGCGATCCGGTCGGCGCACCGGGGCCCGGGCCGGATGCTGCTGATGCTCCGGGCCGCGGACGACCCGAACGCGGCGTCGGCGCCCCCCTTCGTGCCGCCGCCGCTGCTCGACAGCGTCTTCCAGGCGCTCGGCATGCTCGACGGCGGTGCGGCCGGGGCGTGCCTGCCCTGGTACATCGGCCGGCTGGTGGCCCGCCGCCGGATGTCCGGCACGGTGATCGCCCTGGTCGAGCGGGACGATCCGGCCGACGCCGGGGGCCGGGGCGGTGCCGTACGGGGGCGGGCCGTGGTCTGCAGCCAGCAGGGGGAGGTCCTGCTGGAACTGGACCGCATCACCCTCAAGGCCGCCGGACCCGCAGCATCCGCGGAGCCCGCGGAGTCCACGCCTGCCACGGTGGCCGCCTCGATCGAGACCGTCGTCTGGCGGAAGGTGGACCCGGCTCCCGCTCAGGCGTCGGCGGGCGAGGGCCCCGTGCTGGTCGTGTCCGCGCACGCCCTCCGTCCCCCGGCCGGCCGCTACGTCCTGCACCTGACGCCGGCGCAGCTCTCCGCAGGGGGCCCGGACGCACTTCCGGCCGACACCGTCTTCCGGGACGTGGTGTACGTGGCACCGCGCGGGCTCACCGGCGAGGCGCCGGTGACGCAGGCCCTACAGGAGGTCTTCGCGATGGTGCGCGGGCTCGCGGCCCGCCCCCCGATGCCCTCCCTGCTGATCGTCACCACCGCCGCCCACCAGGTGGTGGCGCAGGACGCCGTCGACCCCTTCATGACCGCTCTGTGGGGTCTCGGCCGCACGCTGCAGGTCGAGCATCCCCGCACCAGGGTCCGCCTGCTCGACCTCGACCTCGACCACGACCTCGGCGATCCGGCCGACCCGGAGGACGGCGCTGCCGCTGCCCTGTGGGAGACGCTCGAGAAGGACCGGCCGGAACTCGCCCGGCGCGGTGACGCCTGGTACGAACCCTCCTTACGGCCGCAGTCGCCAGCGCGCCCCACCGGCCGGGCGCGCTACCGGGACGGCCGCTTCCTGATCACCGGCGGCATGGGCGGCATCGGCCTGCGCGTCGCGGAGTACCTGGCGGAAGCGGGCTGTGCCCATCTGACCCTGGTCGGGCGGACCGTGCCGGACCGGGGAGAGGCCCGGGAACGCCTCGACCGGCTGGCGGAACGCTGCGACCTGGCGGTCGTGGCGGCGGACGTCCGCGCACTGCGCGAGGCACTGCCCGACGCCGCACGCTACGACGGGGTGTTCCACGCCGCCGGAGTGCTGCGCGACGGACTGGCACGCGGTCTGACCCCGGATCAGGTGGACGCCGTACTCGGACCCAAGATCGGCGGCGCGCACGCGCTCGCCGACCTGGTGTCCGGGTACGACCGGCCCGCATTCGTCGCCCTGTTCTCCTCGGTTGCGGCGGTACGGGCGAACCTCGGCCAGAGCGCCTACGCCGCGGCCAACGCCTATCTGGACGGCTACGCAGCCCGCCAACGTGCCGGGGGCCGGCCCTGGTACAGCCTCGGCTGGGGCCTGTGGACCGTCGGCATGGGCGAGTCCATCGCCCCGAAGGCCGCCGCGCACGGCATCCCTGCCCTCACCGCGGACGACGGCATCGACCTCCTCCGTACGGCCCTGGGACAACCACCCGCGCACTACGTTCTGTCCGCCGCCGCGAAAGCGAAGGATGCACCCATGACTGCTGTCACGCCCGAAACCGGACTGTGGCCGTCGCTCACCCACGCGATCAGCAAGGTCCTGCTCGTCGACGGCGTGGCAGCCGAGGACGATCTGCTGGAACTGGGCCTCGACTCGATGATGGCGGTCGAGCTGGCCGCGTCGCTGAACGCCGACGGGCTCGACATCGACCCGATGGTGTTCTTCGAGCGCACCAACGTGGGCGCGCTGCTCGCCCACCTCGAATCGCTCCCGCGCAGCCGTCCCGCCCCGACCTCCGAGCCCACCCCCGCTCCCGCCCCGGTCCGGGAAGTGCCCGAGGCAGCTCCGGCGGGGGCGCCGCGCGTCGCGGTGCCGCAGCAGCGGCCGGTTGCGGCGGTGGACCGGCCGGTGGCCGCCACGGCCCGGGGCGCCGACTCCTTCGTTCCCGACTGGGACCGCTTCAGGGACGTGCCGCACGCCCCGGCCATCCCGGCCCCCGCGCCGGCCCCAGCACCGGTCGCCGCTCCCGTGCCGACCCCCACCCCCACCCCCGCCCCGGCGGCCGACCGGATACCGCGGCGCACCCTGCCGGGCCGGCTGACCGACGCACCCCACGGCAGGTTCCTCGACCGCCGCATCGACGCCCTGTCGGCGGAGGACCGCCTGATCGTCGCGAAGGACGAGTACTTCTACGAGCCCGTCATCGAGGAGGCGACGGGCCCCCGGATCAAGTTCGACGGCCGCTGGTTCCTGAACTTCGCCTCCTACAGCTACCTCGGACTCATCGGGCACGGCTACATCGACGACCAGGTTCTGCGGGCCGTCGAGCGGCACGGCACCGGCGCGCACGGGGTGCGGCTGCTGGCGGGCACCCTGCACCTGCACCGGGAGCTGGAACAGGCGCTCGCCCGCTTCCTGGGCACCGAGGACGCCATCGTCTTCTCCAGTGGCTACATGGCGAACGTGGCGACGGTCGGCGCCCTCGTCGGCCCCGGCGACTTCGTCATCGGCGACGTCTACAACCACGCCAGCATCCTGGACGGGTACCGGCTGTCCGGCGCGTCGGTCATCACCTACGCCCACAACGACCTCGCCGACCTGGAACGCGCCCTGCGCAAGGCGGGCGACGCGGGCCGCCTGGTGGTCACCGACGCCGTGTTCAGCATGGACGGCGACGTGGCCGACCTGCCCGGCATCGTGGAACTGTGCGAGCGGTACGACGCCCCGCTGATGGTCGACGAGGCGCACAGCCTCGGTGTGCTCGGTGACACCGGCCGCGGCATCACCGAGCACTTCGGCATCGATCCGGCACGCGTCGACGTCAAGATGGGCACGCTCTCCAAGACGGTGCCGAGCGCGGGCGGTTACGTCGCCGGGTCCAGGGACCTGATCTTCGCGCTGAAGAACAACGCCCGCGGCTGGATGTTCTCGGCGGCAGCCACTCCCGCTCAGGTGGCGGCGGCCAAGGCCGCGGTCGAGGTGATGGCGGCCGCCCCGTCCCTCACCCGGGAGCTGCGGACCAAGACGACCCGGTACCGCGAGCAGCTGCGCGCCCTGGGCTTCAACACGCTGGCCAGTGAGACGCCGGTGGTGCCGATCATCTGCACCAGTGCCGAGCAGGCGGGGGCGATGGCCCGGTCGTGCCAGCTCGACGGGCTCTTCGTCCAGCCGATCGTCTACCCGGCCGTGCCGCGGACGCTGCCGCGGCTGCGGACCATCGTCAACCTCAGCCACTCCGACGCCGACCTGGACGCGGCCGTCGTGACGTTGGAGAAGGCCGGCCGCGCCTGTGGCCTCATCCACTGA
- a CDS encoding DNA alkylation repair protein, protein MASEYGLKRHFNGEAARLIGDKIRTVHLEFDVEGYAAEVEARIPGKELKDRVLVLAEGLRTRLPADYPDALPILLSVLGDELAEGEGMFNASWFLMPVARFVEEYGLDHPDASLDAIEEITKRHTGEYAIRPYLEQHYVLTMERVAQWAQSPSHNVRRLATEGVRSRLPWARTLTVFVKDPLPVLEILEPLRSDSSEYVRKSVANNLNDISKDNPEVALATALRWLEESPTPETNWIVKHGLRTLVKKGDQQALAILGATGGEHLRVPRLRITPGSVTIGDTLVINFDVENTDDRPHTVAVDYVVHHVRKNGRSIPKVFKLTTLELGPGERRSLEKTHTIKEVQTRRYYSGEHAVDIQVNGLVQATERFDLHT, encoded by the coding sequence ATGGCTAGCGAATACGGACTGAAGCGACACTTCAACGGCGAAGCGGCACGCCTGATCGGTGACAAGATCCGCACCGTCCACCTCGAGTTCGATGTGGAGGGCTACGCGGCAGAGGTCGAGGCGCGCATTCCCGGCAAGGAGCTGAAGGACCGCGTCCTCGTCCTGGCCGAAGGGCTGCGCACCCGCCTGCCCGCGGACTACCCCGACGCCCTGCCGATCCTCCTGTCCGTCCTCGGAGACGAACTGGCCGAGGGGGAAGGCATGTTCAACGCCAGCTGGTTCCTCATGCCGGTCGCCCGCTTCGTCGAGGAGTACGGCCTGGACCACCCCGACGCGTCGCTGGACGCCATCGAGGAGATCACCAAGCGGCACACGGGCGAGTACGCGATCCGCCCCTACCTCGAACAGCACTACGTGCTGACGATGGAGCGCGTCGCGCAATGGGCCCAGAGCCCGAGCCACAACGTACGGCGCCTGGCGACCGAAGGCGTCCGCTCTCGGCTGCCCTGGGCCCGGACCCTGACCGTGTTCGTCAAGGACCCGCTGCCGGTCCTGGAGATCCTCGAACCGCTGCGCAGCGACTCCTCCGAGTACGTGCGCAAGTCCGTCGCCAACAACCTCAACGACATCTCCAAGGACAACCCCGAGGTCGCGCTCGCGACCGCGCTGCGCTGGCTGGAGGAGAGCCCCACACCCGAGACCAACTGGATCGTCAAGCACGGGCTGCGCACCCTCGTGAAGAAGGGCGACCAGCAGGCCCTCGCCATCCTCGGGGCCACGGGCGGCGAGCACCTCAGGGTGCCCCGGCTGCGGATCACCCCCGGGTCGGTGACCATCGGGGACACCCTCGTCATCAACTTCGACGTCGAGAACACCGACGACCGGCCGCACACCGTCGCCGTCGACTACGTGGTGCACCACGTGCGCAAGAACGGGCGCAGCATTCCGAAGGTCTTCAAGCTGACCACCCTCGAACTCGGCCCCGGCGAACGGCGGTCCCTGGAGAAGACGCACACGATCAAGGAGGTGCAGACGCGCCGGTACTACTCGGGCGAGCACGCGGTCGACATCCAGGTGAACGGTCTCGTCCAGGCCACCGAACGATTCGACCTCCACACATGA